The nucleotide sequence gccctgtatgctggcgggctcgcgggggcgcccctggggggcctggcgccctggtgcaccgcgccacccagcccctatgacgagacggccctgggcaTGGGCTAGCTTCATgttttttcctgcattgtgattcTTGCCAgcacctgctcttgtgattcactGGCccttgcaggaggcaggggagagctgagtcGGCAGAGTTAACAAAGGCAGCAGGAATCAAGCGAAgcgttggctggcttcacggtttcccccggACTGTGActtttgcatcacacacacacacacacacactgtgatttGTGgtgtattgccaggtcaaaaattatgaaactgataccacaatatggacttcaaactggttttagaccatatattgatatatcgcccagccctagtgtgCCACAAGGAATTGGGACAGTGTGATGATGTCATGTCATTACAAATAGAGGAAGGGGAAGATTGCCTTGGAGCTACCTTTCCggcgggacgtgggtggtgctgtgggttaaaccacagagcctagggcttcccgatcggtggttcgaatccccacgacggggtgagctcccgttgctcggtcccagctcctgcccacctagcagtttgcaagcatgtcaaagtgcaagtatataaataggtacggctctggcgggaaggtaaacggtgtttccgtgcgctgctctggtttgccagaagaggctttgtcatgctggccacatgacccggaagctgtctgtggacaaacgtcggctcctcGGCCTATAgcgcgagatgagtgcgcaaccccagagtcgtccgtgactggacctaatggtcaggggtccctttacctttacctttccagCAGCACTCTGTGTTACACTTTTCAGATTTGGGACCCACTTTTGAGTCCTCCCCTAACATGGGAGCcatttttgcattattattacaggcatctccacacacccctccaactTACCTGTGATCAACTGGTGTGCGATTGCATATACACTTGGCGCTGGGAAAGAATTAAATTCTAACCTGGGAACAGCAAGAAAGAGTTGAAGAGTTCTCATGGTTCGTGAGAAGACCCTTCTAGGAGCCTGAAGAGGACAtcagtgagggtggaggaaaCCCCCAAAAGACCAAAGGTACAGTGGGGTTTTGTTTAGGCTGCTGAGCTTCCCCACCTAACAGCTGGCGTGTGGGGTAGCACAGCTACTTCATGCATCTTCCAACCTCCTGCTGGCCTCAGAGCTTCAATtttagttgtggatatttttgggtACAGTATTTTTTGGTATggattggagagagagcagaagaGTGGGCATTTAGAGGGTGCTTCCCTCTTACGCAGgccatttccttctcctcctcattCAATGTCAGTGTCCTTGGTaccacatagaattgtagaattggaagggaccatgagggtcatctaatccaccctctgcaatgcaggaatcctttgcccaatgtgggaattgaacccatgaccctgagatgaagtcTCATACTTTATTGACTGAGCTAAGTGTGTTGTTCTTGCCCTCATTTTGAAacgatatctatccatattctgaaaatattctttttttatacCAGACTaaactgaaatatttaaatgtttctttgtcctTGAGTATTCCCATCACACTTGCAATCCTTTCCTGCCACacctgttgaagaagaagaagaagaagaagaagaagaagaagaagaagaagaagaagaggaggaggaggagtttggatttgatatcctgctttatcactacccgattctcaaagcggctaatattctcctttcccttcctcccccacaacaaacactctgcgaggtgagtggggttgagacttcagagaagtgtgactagcccaaggtcacccagcagctgcatgtggaggagcggagacgcgaacccggttcaccagattccgagtctaccactcttaaccactacaaaaCACTGGCTTTGAGAACCACTACATTAAATAATCTGTTTCAGGTGGGTTTTTAGCAAAAGCTACTGTGGTTATATTACGTTTTAACTCAGattaaaatttttaaatattattattaggactGTTTTTTCTTCTGGGTAATTTGCACGCATAATGCTTTTTTGCTATCTGCTTCCTGTTATTTGTTTGGATTTGTGAGGTTTTGTGGTGTTATTTTTTTAGAAGCTACCTTCTATGGTAGCTACTCTAAAAGACAGTTTATTAatcttctaaacaaacaaacattggtgTGTACAGCTGCCCATCCTGAAAGCAACATGAGAGGGCTGGATAGACTTCAGGACTGCAAAACCAGTTTTGTACCTGTTGTTTTAATAGAGATCCACCCATCATTCACATGCAAAATATTGGCTGGGCTTTGAGCCAGATGCAAAGTGCGTGGCTCAACTGCATCCCATGAGCCCTGCAATTGGGTGTcttgtatttatttacaaatccctgaacaacttaggtccggAGTACCTTAGGGACTGCCTTATGTCCTATCTCAATTGCAGAAACTATCTGGAGCATCATTGGCCATCCTACAAGTTGGTGAAGCTCAATTCACACCAGCAGAAACCCAAGTCATTAGCGACATTtacccagtcctgtggaatgctctcccaataAAGtttcaagcaggcaccttcaaaGATTTGTCTATGCTGCCAGGCTTATGCTTGCGATTAAGAAAACATCTGTAATAGTTAGCTGATGATctgtgatttaattttttttgcatggtTTTTAATCGTGTATGTATAATGTATAgttagtgggacgcgggtggcgctgtgggttaaaccacagagcctagggcttgctgatcagaaggtcggcggctcgaatccccgtgacggggtgagctcccgttgcttggtcccagctcctgccaacctagcagtttgaaagcacgtcgaagtgcaagtggataaataggtaccgctcaggcgggaaggtaaacggcgtttccgtgcgctgctctggttcgccagaagcggctttgtcatgctggccacatgacccggaagctgtacgctggctccctcggccaataaagcgagatgagcgccgcaaccccagagttggacacgactggacctaattgtcaggggtccctttacctttttataatgtACTGTATAGTGTTGGATACGCTGTATCCAGCCTTTATTGATGGGCAATTATAAGGCAATAAGCCTAATTTACTTCTAGGGCATTCATATATTTTCCCACcattgttcatcccacacttttcgcTGCATTCCTCCCATCACTTTTCAAACTGCAAACAACTCTGATCCATTTTTTAATGGATTAGTTGTGCTAAGGCAAGTCATTGctaattttgttctgtgaactgcctacCTCCGGGTCTAGGGCAGTAtataattcaataaataataaattaatccaATTTAATTGAGCAAACCAAAAGTGACCATTGCTGCCTTTTTAAAGTTTCAAAGCTGCAGCATTTTTAAAGAACTCCACAACCCAGTTAATATGTATACTTCTACTCCGTATAACAGAATGTTTTCATCTTTAAACTGTTTAACCTGGTTGCATTGAGAGCTATCTTTGACTGCAACCattacataaaaattaaaatttaaacgtTCAGATGAACGCATGCGAATATATTGACCAAGTGTATTCTGCATGCCAAAattattacagttacaggtaggtagccgtgttggtttgcctatagtcaaaacaaaataaaaaataaaaaatttccttccagaagcacctcaagagaccaactatgtttgttcttggtatgagcttttgtgtgcatgcataccaagaacaaacgaaagctcataccaagaataaactcagttggtctctaaggtgctactggaaggaattttttaatttaaaattattaCAGTTATTACAAATATGAAAAGAAACAAGAGTCTCAGTTTGAATGAAAGTTTCTTTCAAGTCTGCAGGCAGAAATAATAAGTGGaattaacataccctccaacatttcttcaataaaaatagggatatcctaaggaaaagtgggacattctgggatcaaatcagaaaccgggacagcttctccaaagctgggatgtccctggaaaatagggacacttggattcTGCAATAATTCCAGAACAAGGCtggcctcttccttccttccttccctccctcctttatcTGCAGCCCGCGTCCGAACAGTCATTGGTGGAAGGCGCCGCCTACCCCGCCTGCTTGAGCCGCAGCTTCTGATGGACACGCAGCCTCTCCTATGGGAAGTTGGCGGTTACGGCCGAGAGCCAATGGGCTGGAGGGACCATGCGAAACGGAGCTCAGCAGCCCCAGGAAGGCTTCCAGgaagtagctgctgctgctgcagaacttGGAAGGGAGTGAGGGGAGAAGGCGGAGAGAGGTTGCAAAGGTGAAGGTAGGTAGGTGGGTGGGACGGGAATCCTTGCGATCTGGTAGGATTTCTTGCAATTTGTGCAATTTGTGGAAGGATtatatatgtatgcatgtataaatGGGCTCTAAAAAGTTTAAAAGGCAACTTTTAAGGGGTGTTCTTGGTGGAGCATTTGCTGCACAGCAGTTAATGTACGATTGGGGCTATATCCCATATTTAGTCTCCCATTTCTACTTTTACTATTGTTGTTGCCTTTCTacttttactgttgttgttgtttcatttgttATTTGTTTGAGGTGAACTCAAAACGGCTTACAAAAacttaacattattattaataacaattttattatttgtaccccgcccatctgactgggttgccccagccaccctgggcggcttccggcatatataaaaacataatggaacattaaacattaaaaccttccctatatagggctgtcttcagatgtcttctaaaatataAATGACTATTTTTCtgggacatctgatgggagtgcgttCTATAGGgtgggtgccgctaccgagaaggccttttaaaaataagaatttaaagcCTCCTAAAAGGCTCATTGGGAcacggtggcgctgtgggttaaaccacagagcctaggacttgccgataagaaggtcggcggtttgaatcctcgcaacggggtgagctcccggttggtccctgctcctgcccacctagcagtttgaaagcacgtcaaagtgcaagtagataaataggtacctctccggcgggaaggtaaacggcgtttctgtgcactgctctggttcaccagaagtggcttagtcatgctggccacatgacccggaagctgtacaccggctccctcggccaataaagcgagatgagcgccacaaccccagagttgtccgcgactggacctaatggtcatgggtccctttacctttacctaaaatgcTCATCAATAGCATATACATAAAAGGGCAGATCACTCGTTTGCATGTAGTGTGGGAACATTTTCCATTCACTTGCCTCAGTGGTGTTAAGGCTTGAGATACCTGGTGGGTTCGTGATGCAGGTGAGACTCGAATCAGGATCTTCTTGGACCACTTTGGAGACTCTTAGCTTTTAGTCAGTGCTGAAATTCTATATACTAATAGCAGACTCATCCTCGATGAGTCTGGgctgtagccaaaatggcagccTTTGTCTTGGGGAAATCCCAAGATCTGCAAAAGTACAAGCATTTCAAAGGGGGAGGGGACTCATAAATGGGGGTGTGGACACCCACAAACAACTCTAtgaatgagcatgctcagtaggcaTAGAATGCATTGCTGACTTGATTGTTGGGGGGGATAAAGACGAAGACTGGAAAACAGGTGGGGGGATGGAATAGAGTATCCTGGAAAAGGAATAGCtagctggttggttggttgaaacCCTGAACAGGACCACTCAACACTGCAACATTTGGTTGCTGTTCCCATTTGTCTGTACAAGCTATGCAAATTATGTTGGGTGCCTTCTTGCTTAGTGTGACTGGACTGTAATGTTAGGCAGAGGAgatagaggggggaaagagagacatTGATAAGCGAGAGGAAAGAAGAACCATTAAGGTGAGACTTGGGTGTTCAGGAGAGGGTGTGTTGAAGGGCAGTGGATCTTAATGGGCAGTGGAGATGGCAGCAATGCTATATCCCCActcattttctgaaataaaacaaCCCCAAGTGCTGGGTTTTGCCCTCTCCCTTGGTGCAGGGCCCACCACTTAGGGGCATGTTCAGAAACCCTATGAAAGGGAACTCTTTAAAACCATActtctatgtacagtggtacctcgggttacagatgcttcaggttacagactccactaacccagaaataacacttcaggttaagaactttgcttcaggataagaacagaaattgtgcggcagtgggaggccccattagctaaagtggtgctttaaggttaagaacagtttcaggttaagaacggacctccagaacgaattaagttcttaacccgaggtatcactgcaTGAATGAAAGAGAGGCTGGCCACTTCGTACCTATCAAGACGGTGGATTTTTGGCCTTCTTGGACCGGATGTGGGATAATAATTTGTTCTGTTCTCTAGGCTTTATCAGAATGCTAGGTTCCTGTTGATCATAAGTCAGTTAGCGGCGTTTATGGAAACTTCCTTTAGCTCAGGAAGTTTGGTTGGTTATACACTTCTGCCCCATTATCTCTTGAAATATTGCTGTGCTTAGAATaatagtaactttgtaacatcgTTTGAATGTTTTAATCTCATGAGCAACACACTGATGATAGACTGTTTAGTTTTGTAAAATaaccttatttattattatttattaattccagttctataccactttatgtttttaagaaagaaagaaaaacctcaaGTGAGGTTTAAAACaccaaataaaaaatatggaATAAAACATTACCAAAGAAAGTCagatataaagtatacattcaaagcaacttaATTAACAGGaagctaaaatattatcttaaaaacTTCGTATTTAAAATGTAGATAAACCTTGAGGATTGCATGATGGAAAGATAGCCTGGAAATTATAAACATGAAATGATATAATTGACCTATCTAGTTTTGAATCTTGAATTTTGTATGAGTAACACACTGATGATGTATAGTTTAGATTTCCAAAATAACCTTATTTAGATACTTAAGATGCAGATAAACCTAATTTCATACTGATTTAGAAGATGGAAAAATCAAATTAGAAAAAAACGTGAGTTGGAAGGGAGAAATGAAATACACATGGTAGACTTTTCACTTGCCTTCCAGTAATTTAGTGTGGGCCCTCGCATGCTTtcaaacatacaaaaacatagaTCCATATTCATGATGGCTAGGGACTTACTATTTTATAAAACAAGTTGTCAGAAACTTGAATTTCAGTCTGTGTACCGCATACTATTGTCCTTGGATAATCCTTGTCTTAAATTAAATTCTACGTAGTAGAATCTGTGTAACTCTGTCTGTGTAGCCTGTAGCGCTTGTCTTTTTGCAATTTGACCTTATGGCGTGGACTTTGTTATGAGTAGAAATCTTTCCCTCCGACTTGATTTATGAGCCTGTTTATGCAGTAATTGATGGCCTTTAACTTTACGGAGTTTATGCTAACAATATCTTTCCCTACCCAGGTGACACATTCTCCCCTCCTTGAGAACCATGTGGGATCCCAATGCAGGTAAAGTGGGAAGAAGGACTGATGGGTTTATCCAGGGTACCTCTCTAGGGAATATGCATAGATGGATGGCCACAGAGGTGCATGTGAGCTACCCCTGGGCAGGAGGGCATTTTTTGATGGGCGTTGGCTGCCTCCAGAAAGGTCTCTGAGTGCTTTCTTCGCACTGAGTCATGTGCTTGtatccatacatttaaatagcTTCCATgctattttttaagaaaagagagTGAGCTGACTTGGTAACTCCCAAGGCACCTCTCGTGCCATTGTGCTGGTGTACCTGATCAGCATTAAAACTCACCTGGATGGCAAAGATCTTGCAAGTGCTCTGTGAAGGTAATCCTGCCAAGAGGAAAAACAGAAGGCATTTTAAGTCTAGTCACAATTGGCTTGGGCCAGTCTTGCTTTCTTGCAACAGAACTAGGTTGTCTCAAGTCAAGGACAGACGTTTGTTTTGCCTGACCTCACTGCCCGTGAGTTGTCCTCAGCGATTCAGCAGAGGGCTCAGTTTGACATTGCTAGCTGTCACTAGTGATGTGTTGTTGCTTTCGAAAGACCCTGAGCTTTCTCCGCAGCCAACCACATGGCCTCCTTGGACCTCCTGAATCCGAAGTTCCTTCTCCCGTTAGTGTTAGGGGAGACTTGCTTTCCGAACGCCGGAGGTCCTTGGGTTGATTGAGGTTGAAACTTGTGTGGCCAAAAGCGCAGGGGCTGCTCCTTTGCAgaacaagcagaaatgtggaaGGAAGAAGAACTGCTTCTCCTTGCAAGCTTGATGGGCTGAGGTTGGGAGTGGAACATGTGTGGATGTGCCCAGTTCAGGGAGCAGCTGAACTGTTGTAGGAgatctatagctcagtggtagagcccagGCTTTGCAAAACAGAAGATCCCGGGTTCCATCCCTGacggcacctccaggtagggcttggaaagaCCCCTTTGTTTGGAAAATTTTGAGCTGGATGGATCACTGCTCTGACTTGTTATAAGACCGTTTCCTATGTTTTAGAGATGGTGTCTTGCTCATGTTGCCTAGTAtacatagaccaggggtcagcaaacctttccagcagggggccggtccactgtccctcagaccttgtggtggggccggactatattttgaaggggggggggaaatgaacaaattcctgtgccctaCAAacgacccagagatgcattttaaatgaaagcacacattctgctcatgtaaaaacaccaggcaggccccacaaataacccagggatgcattttaaataaaaggacatgtaaaaacacgctgattcccagactgtctgcgggccggattgagaaggcgattgggccggatccagcccctgggccttagtttgcctacccatgacatagACGGAATGGTAAGATGCTTCAGGTTGACTGCTGTGTGTTTCATTTAGCCTTGCAACTGATAAgactttcttcctctccctcccttttttttgttttaggcCAGCCAGGCGCCTACCCAGGAGCTGCCTATCCTCCCAACCCTTCTTATCCAGCAGGCTTcaaccctgcccacccccctcctgtgaatcctgcctttcctccaggtCCAGTACCTGCTGGCTCATATCCTGGGCCCCCAGCAGGGATCCCCGGGCAACCTGCATACCCACCAGGTCACCCTATCCTGCCCCCATATCCTGGACACCAACCTGGTTACCCTGTCCCCCCTGGCGGTCCTTACCCCCCACCTGCCCCGGGTATGCCCGGAGGGATGGGGGTGAATCCTTTGCTGCCCGGGGCTGTTGCGATGGGGACCCATGGGATGGATAAGAAGGCAgcgaagaagatgaagaagaagatgaagaaggcGCACAAGATGAACAAGCCACACAAGCACCACAAGATGCATGGGAAGGTGTGTGAAAGCGGAAGGGaggtgtcagggaaagaggggctactcaggaggaacagggagagagagaggagcaggataGTGTTTCCTCCAGAGAAGGGGGGTCGCTGGGTTACAGAGAGCAGCCACCAATAATATCCACTGATTCATCTCCCAGCTCAAGCCCCCGTCAGGAATTGTCaccggaagagggagaggtgccaggctataggagggcagggcaaagaccaagagcagtcggtctcagacaggaggaggagatgattgggggggggggagacgacgCAGATGCTGTTTCAAAGTGCCCAGGCATTGGCTGTGTTGGCGGGCAAGAcagagcccgccactccgagaaactgaaagtaactgaCCAGACGTATGTCAGAGACTCTGTAActacattatgaaaataaatacagtggtgccccgctagacgaatgcctcgctagacgaaaaactcgctagacgaaaggcattcgctagcggaaggctgccccgcaagacgaaaaagtctatggggctgcctcgcaagacgaaaaaatttttTTGCGTCGCCCGAAAACCGCTATTTTGTATcggtgcttcgctagatgaaaaaatcgctagacgaagatactcgcagaacgaattattttcgtctagcgaggcaccactgtagttttagcttaccggagagcctgtcgtttctcatgagcaacatctaaaggggggAGCCACCCCTTGACAGGAGGGTTGGGGAAGAACAGGAATCTTGGACTTTCTTTACTTGTTGCTGTGCCTCAAGAAGctagccaatctggtgctcttcagatgttgctggactcacaTCAGCCCTGATCGTTGTCCAGgctagatggggctgatgggagttggaattcagcaacatctgagggcTAGGACTGGGTGCTATTtccatccaaaactggtttgaagtccatatcgtgatatcagcTTCATAATATTTGACCTTGCGATATAACATGAATCGTTAACGTATGTTAGGGCTGGATGATACATCGTCCCAAAAGCAGTTTGAattccatattgtgatatcagcTTCATAATATTTGACCTGGTGATGTATTGTGaattgtgattgtgtgtgtgtgtgtgtgtactttgcaAAAATCACGATGAAGGAAAAACTGAAGCCATCCAATGCCTCTTTGTATCTCCATCCTTATTACAGGCATTGTGATTGTAtcagtatattgcgatgtttagctctccatatatcacaatgttgaaaaccaggtatcgcccagccctactggggGGCATTATGTTGAGGGAGGCTGCCATGGAGGTAGAGGAGAGAAGGCCTGGTGGTCTGAGGTAAATGGTCACTGGGCCTTCAACCCTGAGCCAGACAGGGTCTGTGGGGTTTGTGATTAGAAGTATTTTGCGGTGTAGCTGTAGAATATGGGGTGGTGTTCGAGGAGGGTACATAGTGTGGTTGGGGAGAGGTACTCCTTTCTGCAGGGAAGAGCTTTGACCTCTGACAGCCTGGTCCTCAGTCAAACTATGGCCGTCTTCAGAAAGCAGCAATTGTGCCAGTTGGTGGGAAAAGGAgtcccaagagagagagaaagggagaagaagaaaatggaactGAAACAGGCGGAAAGGGTGGGGAAGCCCTCTGCAAGTAGTCAGTTTGGACCGCTTTTTAATTGGGGATGGgtcagtggcgctgtgggttaaaccacagagtctagggcttgctgatcagaaggtcagcggttcgaatccccgcgacggggtgagctcccgttgctcggtccctgctcctgcccacctagcagttcaaaactacgtcaaagtgcaagtagataaataggtacctctccggcaggaaggtaaacgttgtttccgtgcactgctctggttcgccagaagcggctttgtcatgctagccacatgacccagaagctgtccactggctccctcggccagtaacacgagatgagcgccacaaccacagagtctgacacgactggacctaatggtcaggggtcccttttccctTTCAGTGAAATGGACCAAGATGGAGGGCAGTGGGGGGCAGCAACCGCACCGAGGGAGAGAAAATagtggcactgggggggggagcactattCAACGCTGCAAGTTCCACCTCCCGTTAACTCTGGCTTCTCCCACCATCGGCTGCAAACTCCAGTTGACTTTGTCCATGGCAAACGGCTCttcgcagtggggggggggagtttcccctcccctgcagtACATGTTCAGAGTCTGTCTCTTCCTTCAGCCAATCTGCGTGTATAGGAAACAGTAATTTTAGCTGATAATGAGGCATTTATATCCCCAATTGACATTTTCTTGAGCTGAGCTCTGGGATAGATTAAAGCCCTGATTAGATTTCGGTAGCAGTAACACTGAGTCAGAATTGAAGTCTCATGAGGCTCCCCCTTCTTCTGTTTAcagcactcctcctcctcttccagcagcaGCGACTCCGACTGAGGCCTGTTCCTACCTCTTCCCGCAAATGCTGATCCTTGCGCCAGTCTTCCTGCTTCCAACAAGCGCTGATCTACTTAGCTGTCACCAGATAACAATGAGGACTGCTTGCGGGTCACCCGTTATTTACAGGGTTTGGCCAAAGTTTATCCCAACGGCATGCGCAACCTTCCTTCAAAGTCTGATGGGAACTCTGGTGTTGATGATTTAAACCGGGTTGGTGGGATCAGCTAATGAGTCTTCAGAAAGTCAGAATGTGAGGGCCACCAGATGGCTTAAGTAAAGTCCA is from Lacerta agilis isolate rLacAgi1 chromosome 2, rLacAgi1.pri, whole genome shotgun sequence and encodes:
- the PRR13 gene encoding proline-rich protein 13 translates to MWDPNAGQPGAYPGAAYPPNPSYPAGFNPAHPPPVNPAFPPGPVPAGSYPGPPAGIPGQPAYPPGHPILPPYPGHQPGYPVPPGGPYPPPAPGMPGGMGVNPLLPGAVAMGTHGMDKKAAKKMKKKMKKAHKMNKPHKHHKMHGKHSSSSSSSSDSD